A segment of the Nilaparvata lugens isolate BPH chromosome X, ASM1435652v1, whole genome shotgun sequence genome:
TAGGCCGCGTTGGATATGCTATGCATTGCCGTCTCGTTCTCCCGACCTAACGCCATTCGATTTTTACCTTTGTAATATTGTAGCTTCATCAAGGATCGTGTGCCTCCATCTCACCTCactgaataattgagaaatcgGATTGAAGCAGCTGTTGCTACAATTACTGAAGACACTCTTATGAACGTTCGGAAAGAGCTCGGCTATAGGCTGGATGTGTGCTGTATGACAAATGGTAGTCACATTGAATTTACAAGGTTCTTAGTAAAACGTTTTGAGTTACTCTCTCATTTGACATATCATTTACAAATGTAAGTTTAATGCAATtgatattataaagagtttaaACCcctattattcatttataaacacTCTGTATTGCTTTCTGCAAAGATTGAGATACCCAAATTTCTTTACGTTTTGTAAAATTCTGTACGTTATGTGTGTGAAGCTATATTTGTGAACAGGATATTTCAATCCTCAGACAATTATGCGGTAATTAAATTTTCAGGTGTGATTTGTGTTCACTTCTCTTTTCCTGTTGTTACTTCCAGATAGGTACCTTATTTGATTCACcataattttattgaagaaatgcGTTTAGGGTGTCTCCAACATTCAAAATATCGTTTTCTTCAACGCTAGAACTTGAATTCAGATTCTTTACTGAATTCCCAGATTCCTGTAAAATAGACTCAATACTTTCAGCATTGATTGTATTGACAACTCCCTGTAATACGTATTTATCTTGTTGTTGTATTGACTGCCCATTTTTTTCTGGTAGGCCTTTTCTGGGTTTGTCTTAATCTAAGATCTTTGATTTcatcattcaatattgattaacattgaattatattttctgattgcttattcaatattatcaatttctctgattgccaatgaattgtaACCAGAGGagcattaaaatgaaaatacaactgaagttatattatattcaacGATGTGAGGAACAATTATGTACTAAAAATATTGTATACAAAGCAAAGCGCACATTTAGGAGTTGTTATTAATTTCATATAGCATTGAGAtgaaaaactatgttttttttaGACCCATCAGAGTAAATCTTGTCTGTATGTCgcgtcggcgagatatcggtgtgtaaacggctaatggctgttggggttggtgtatcaaaaattctaacatcagaagctaatctccttcaagacatactggcaacaggtcagcccgagttgaaagcagagaaaggtcgagagaaaacacttatgttactttcagttattaattgcatgcgccattgcaattaatagtccaaaTGACAGCTGactttttaccaagttacatcgAGATAtgaaggctgtgcaaaggctgaaaataaactttctactcgtgatatttttcgaagtttttcgatttgtatcatttttatatcatgaagctatcaaaatgaaaaagttctctcaggaaaacatcttttttccgatcattactttttgagaaaagtgcgactgaagtttgaatttttgggacagaacatttcaaattcggtacgatataaatccatgaaatttagaggatggattcttcatggtattgttgatctagtaaaataaaaattttcagaaaatatcaatttttggaaaagttattcaatttaccaaaaataaccaaaaatgaCTCAACTAAAagctatttttggtcatttctagtaaattgaattactatcttaaaaattgatatttttaaaaacattttgttttactaaatcaacaatactatgaagaattcattctctaaatctcatggaattatctcttaccaaattttaaatgttctgtgtcctaaaaatttaaactttagacgctcatatctcaaaaagtaatgatcagaaaaaaatgttttcctgagaaaactttttcattttgatagtttgatgatatacaaatcgaaaaacttcgattgccaatgaattgcaatcAGAGGAGGTAATTGACAAAATGTATacatacaattattatatattaagtTGCTAATACTTAACTTAGTCCTAATCATGctaccccactataataatatgtgtcggggtgatcataaaaatcaaaaatagtccaggcaatgaatgctcaagaAAGGGTATGAAGGAAAATGttgagaagacaatttttgaccccgcagttctgttaaaGGTAGAGTagggaggtgaacatatcaaaagtccccacccctaccctcTGTGCTAAGGGTgtggggtggtttaaaagtaccatttttggtttctcgcataaaactcaaaaactatgcatCCTAAGAACTTggctgtcatataacaaattaaaggttacataatttcctacaatatttattatacaccttttttcatatttcctctagttttcgagatatccactcttgaaggtgagacatttttgaaaaaaaaacacgtttgccacctatttttttctattttcgctcttttataactttttaaaaattgatgggaaaaatccacattaattatgagcttatagagaattaaattctcttcaatttgatatataatttcacttacgaatttccctacacctttgcagcagctttagtgttgagtgtgaaatctccatttttgcataAATATTGGACAAAgcaatttggagggaatgtttgacTTTGCAGCTGTTTCGCTAATAATGCTGATTAGAAGCTTAGTTTAGTTGAAACTTGatgtaaattttatttcatttttaaattttcattatcaTCCACTCTCTATCTTTGAAAAAGTATAAATAGTCATTTGGAAGCTCTATATATCAATTGCCACACACCATGTTCTCTAGAAATTGTGAGAGATCTTCCTAGCCCCAAGAATTTTGAGAGATTTTTCGATTGCTGTAAGTATTTTAGACTCATTCACTGGATATATGCACAGTCTTAAACTATGGAAATCACTTGGAACGCAATTAAATATACTCGGTTAACTAATTTAAGAGTAATTGAATGAGTTTATGTTCATTCCTGTTCCTTCAATATTTTTCGTATAAGATCATCCTATCAAGACTTCTCTTTGACTTGATTTTATTTTACTTGACCAATTTTGTAGGTAAGGTCATTTCAATGGAAAATAATAAGGCTGCAACTAAACAATAAATCACGACTAGCGTTTAAAGTTAACTTATTGACCAAAAATACAATTTGTTGTTAATCACTGGTAAAATCTACCGACCCATATCAGGCgatatatttatatgaattcaaATGCATTCACAGGCAAGTTCATATTAATTCATTACACATTTTCTTGAAGTAGCCTTGGTAGAGGCTGGTTTGGCCTATAGACGAGGGATTTAATACTGTGTCCCCtatacaaaaacaaaaaaattagaattccAAATACTGCATGCCTCAATCCCCCAACAGGCTACCTAATACCAATCAAGTCAACTTTGACGTGTAGTACTTTACTACACAAGCTAATAAAAATATCAGTTGAACTTGGATATGTTTTATACTGTCCTAGAGTATCTTATTTTTGATCAGttaaatatataaaacagcAATTTCGAAAATATAGATACCCACCTTACAGCCTTATTATACGTACGGTACTGTAAGTGtaaagtattttgaaattttgaaaatcctACTTCCGTACTTGATTGGCATATTATATTTATGCTTGGTAGAAGAAACTGGGATTGATTGAACCCATTATCCTATTTATTCCTTAAGTCTTCTTATTGcattttatctattaatttcGCTATTCTATGTCAATAGCATTACAATTTTCTAAAGTTTcatgtatttttgaaatttaaaatttgcttctaatttcattttttataagtGCTATATTTAGATCAAATTCTTTCATCGACTTGTCGGCAACCTAGTAGGTTCATTTGTATGTCTTATTTCGTCACACAGTTAAGATTATTGTGGTGTTTATACAAAATAcagtatataaaataattttacaataacgTTAATTTTATCAGTGCTTAGATTATTTCAGCACTTTAGTCATAACTGTAGTCACACCTGATTACAAATAATTTCTGTGTTACATACCCACGATTCCTACAGTTATATGTTAAATTGATATGAATAGACTAAGTCTATTTGGATTATGCGGAGAACAATCAGAGTACAACAAACCTGGACTCAGAGTCAGCCTCCTGATATTCCTCCAAATTTATTAATCGTATTTTGGAAGGCGTGCAGCCTTCTATTTCATCGGCGTGTCTTTTCTTACATGTCATGATTGGTGTCGAATGGGCAGCACCAGAGAAATCTACAATGTTGAGCTCATTCATTGGGTCCACCTGAAAAAGGAAAGCTcataacttttctaatatttgagattttaattaacttcaactttgaataaaaa
Coding sequences within it:
- the LOC120354910 gene encoding uncharacterized protein LOC120354910, translated to MNELNIVDFSGAAHSTPIMTCKKRHADEIEGCTPSKIRLINLEEYQEADSESSNTQQGGSGSEIGATRILKPIPENLPRPKSRPRSKSEGDKSTSLPSSKDSD